The window TTTTCCGGTGTTATTTAGTACCGGTGCAGAAGATTGTACCTTTATCATTTCAATTGTAGGTGTGGGAATCTGGTATATCTTCGAAAACAATCGCGCAATGAAAAAAGTATTGCTACCTGTTTTGCTTGTAATTGCCTGTAATTTTCCTTTACTGCTGTTTCCGGTATATGCCAAAGCGCACCCTTTATCGCTTGCCGTTATTAGTTTGCCTTATTTTCTGGTGTGGTTAAGAATCATTTACAATGCCACCAAAAGCAATATGGCATATGCAGAAGACACCAGGCCTGAACTGGCTGGTGCGTTAACCAAATGATGAATTGAAACAGGATTTCGGATAAAAATGTTGAACTGTTAGGGCTTTCCTTATATTTGGGAAAATTTATATCATGATTGCACACCACGTTTTATTCTGGCTTAAGGCCGATACCACTGAAGAGCAAAAACAGGCTTTTCGTAACAGTTTACAAAATTTAGAAAACATCGAAGTAGTTAAAACCTTCCATATCGGCGTACCTGCACCTATTGAGCGTGCAGTTGTAGATACTACTTATACTTTCAGCTTACTTTTGTTATTTGAAGATTTAGCTGCACATGATGTTTATCAGGTTCACCCTTTGCATAAAGCATTTTTAGATGAGTTTAGGGTTTATTTTGATAAGGTTGTGATATACGACGCAGAATAGTAAAATGCCAGATGTAAATCTGGCATTTTTTTTACACGCTTATTAAGTAAAATTGAGTTTTGTTATTTGGAATTGTTCTAAATAATATGATATTTGTTAATTCCTATTGATAAATATTAAAGGCTACTTTATGTGTAAAACTACAATACTGGCTCAAAATGAAAACATTACCATTGCGCAATGCAAAAATTGCAGGGTTTTAAATATATGGCGTGCCGGCGTTTTAATGAATTTCTCTTTCGATCAGTTCGATGCTTTTTATATCGCTACCAAAAAACTGGCTTTTGATGATTTTCTCGAGTATGCTCCTGATGGGAGAGAGGTTGTAATCCTGTCTACGCCATTTCCAGATATTAGTTTGGTATTTACACGCATGGAGTGGCACGAATTTTTTATTAAGGTAGAGGAAGCGTTGTACATGAAGCGCGTGTATGAGCTCGTTCATTACTAATTAAGTTTACGTATATGTAGTGTGGTTTACTTAATTATAAGTATTTTTATCAGCTACGAATCCAAAGCTTTTTGGATTACGTAAATACGGTAAAAAGACAATCTCATGGAAAAAACCGCTACATTAATTAAAAGAGCAGCAACCAATATACATCAGTTAGATAGTATTAAAATAGGTGACTTTTTAGCTGATGAATACGGTAAATCTGGTAAAGTGTGCGATATCGAAATCATCAACCGAAAAGGTGAGTGTCACTACTACTTTAAACTGCTCAAATCAGGTACAATTTTGATTATTGTATAATTCTTTTTTACTGATTAAATTAGGGGTAATGAGACGATATCTGATTACAACTAGTTTGT is drawn from Pedobacter sp. HDW13 and contains these coding sequences:
- a CDS encoding Dabb family protein produces the protein MIAHHVLFWLKADTTEEQKQAFRNSLQNLENIEVVKTFHIGVPAPIERAVVDTTYTFSLLLLFEDLAAHDVYQVHPLHKAFLDEFRVYFDKVVIYDAE